In a genomic window of [Empedobacter] haloabium:
- a CDS encoding SGNH/GDSL hydrolase family protein has protein sequence MHIALLGDSVFDNAAYVAPGMDVAAALRRRAPGWRVTLLARDGAVLAGVPAQLERLRALETVPDELVVSCGGNDILGLQALLHGPAGTLLAALEQLAAWRDDFRVRYAGMLEALLATRLPATVCTIYDAVPGLNPALRCAVGIFDDVIAFEAGRRGVRVLELRAVCTGPAHYSARSPIEPSAEGGDRIAAAIAGLVGMPRIQ, from the coding sequence ATGCATATCGCCTTGCTGGGGGATTCGGTATTCGACAATGCCGCCTACGTGGCGCCGGGAATGGACGTGGCGGCGGCGCTGCGACGGCGGGCGCCTGGCTGGCGCGTGACCCTGCTGGCGCGCGACGGTGCCGTGCTGGCTGGCGTGCCGGCCCAGCTGGAGCGCCTGCGCGCGCTCGAGACGGTGCCCGACGAGCTGGTCGTCAGTTGCGGCGGCAACGACATCCTCGGCCTGCAGGCCTTGCTGCACGGCCCGGCCGGCACGCTGCTGGCGGCACTGGAGCAGCTGGCCGCCTGGCGCGACGATTTCCGGGTCCGCTACGCCGGCATGCTGGAGGCGCTGCTGGCCACCCGCCTGCCCGCCACGGTCTGCACGATCTACGACGCGGTGCCGGGCCTGAACCCGGCGCTGCGCTGCGCCGTCGGCATCTTCGACGACGTCATCGCTTTCGAGGCCGGACGGCGCGGCGTGCGCGTGCTGGAGTTGCGGGCCGTCTGTACCGGGCCCGCCCACTACTCGGCCCGCTCGCCGATCGAGCCCTCGGCCGAGGGCGGCGACCGGATCGCCGCCGCCATCGCCGGCCTGGTGGGCATGCCACGGATACAATAA
- a CDS encoding DUF3297 family protein, with protein MNDTKQLPPLPDRLSTDPRSPHHVAAVFEHDVGIRFNDKERQDVSEYCISEGWIKVPAGKALDRKGQPMLIKLKGKVEAFYL; from the coding sequence ATGAACGATACCAAACAACTCCCTCCCCTGCCGGACCGTCTGTCGACGGACCCGCGCAGCCCGCATCACGTGGCCGCCGTGTTCGAACACGACGTCGGCATCCGCTTCAACGACAAGGAACGCCAGGACGTCTCCGAATACTGCATCAGCGAAGGCTGGATCAAGGTCCCGGCCGGCAAGGCGCTGGACCGCAAGGGCCAGCCGATGCTGATCAAGCTGAAAGGCAAGGTCGAAGCGTTTTACCTGTAA
- a CDS encoding DUF6250 domain-containing protein, translated as MTRHTGEVDVYHIGRFAPLGTRHGVQHWGDSAKQLRISTALNRRFLYYLAADERIGDLLDEQVEAVRRLRDVVPGRKVGQVAATQAGHASVSFGTDWGAIASAWFIAWERHGEPALRDRLLAGMASIAAQPHGFFTGGAVMNLDTGAFLRETAGRLSVSHLSAVFGLTEICAELLRNLPEPAFRAAWLDYCRLYNATPGQQRAALGQDLGKLNLSQGHARLLGYAAALARDPALMAQAWRQFDAGKAGLVDSDFAVRRVRAPAVLADVDEAPGISTNAAAQWGLGAMGLLALEPLARPPGPVLLRDDFARLDPRRWRVEAESDPPQAAAVVRDGALELAATAGLTVWLAQPLHGHYEIAFTRTVLEDGGPHDRVSDLNMFWQAQTGGRALSGRLADYDRVPMYYAGIGGNGNTTTRFRRLDGSGTRQLLQEYTAAPYLLRPNRPYRIRIVVDGAGTRVYVDGVQFFGAAGAVAESGWFALRTTKSRQRVTDFVIYRL; from the coding sequence ATGACGCGCCACACCGGCGAGGTGGACGTGTACCACATCGGCCGTTTCGCCCCGCTCGGCACGCGCCACGGCGTGCAGCACTGGGGCGACAGCGCCAAGCAGCTGCGCATCTCGACGGCGCTGAACCGGCGCTTCCTGTATTACCTGGCGGCGGACGAGCGCATCGGCGACCTGCTGGACGAGCAGGTCGAGGCCGTGCGCCGCCTGCGCGACGTGGTCCCGGGCCGCAAGGTCGGCCAGGTCGCGGCCACGCAAGCTGGCCATGCCAGCGTGTCGTTCGGCACCGACTGGGGTGCCATCGCCTCGGCCTGGTTCATCGCCTGGGAACGCCACGGCGAGCCGGCGCTGCGCGACCGGCTGCTGGCCGGCATGGCCTCGATCGCGGCCCAGCCGCACGGCTTCTTTACCGGCGGCGCCGTGATGAACCTGGACACCGGCGCCTTCCTGCGCGAGACGGCTGGCCGGCTGTCGGTGTCGCACCTGTCGGCCGTGTTCGGCCTGACGGAAATCTGCGCCGAGCTGCTGCGCAATCTGCCCGAGCCGGCATTTCGCGCCGCCTGGCTGGACTACTGCCGCCTGTACAACGCCACGCCCGGGCAGCAACGCGCGGCACTGGGCCAGGACCTCGGCAAGCTCAATCTGAGCCAGGGCCATGCGCGCCTGCTGGGCTACGCGGCCGCGCTGGCGCGCGATCCCGCCCTGATGGCGCAGGCCTGGCGCCAGTTCGATGCCGGCAAGGCGGGCCTCGTCGACAGCGACTTCGCGGTGCGGCGCGTGCGCGCGCCCGCCGTGCTGGCGGACGTGGACGAAGCGCCCGGCATCTCCACCAACGCCGCCGCCCAGTGGGGCCTGGGGGCAATGGGCCTGCTGGCGCTCGAGCCGCTGGCGCGGCCGCCCGGGCCGGTGCTGCTGCGCGACGACTTTGCCCGCCTGGACCCGCGCCGCTGGCGCGTCGAGGCGGAAAGCGACCCGCCGCAGGCCGCGGCGGTGGTACGGGACGGGGCGCTGGAGCTGGCCGCCACGGCGGGGCTGACGGTGTGGCTGGCGCAGCCGCTGCACGGGCACTACGAGATCGCGTTTACGCGCACGGTGCTGGAGGACGGCGGGCCGCACGACCGCGTGTCGGACCTGAACATGTTCTGGCAGGCGCAGACCGGTGGCCGGGCGCTGTCCGGCAGGCTGGCCGATTACGACCGCGTGCCGATGTACTACGCCGGCATCGGCGGCAACGGCAACACGACCACGCGCTTCCGGCGCCTGGACGGCAGCGGCACGCGCCAACTGCTGCAGGAATACACGGCCGCACCGTACCTGCTGCGGCCGAACCGGCCGTACCGCATCCGCATCGTCGTCGATGGCGCGGGGACGCGGGTGTACGTGGACGGCGTGCAGTTCTTCGGCGCCGCCGGCGCGGTGGCCGAATCGGGCTGGTTCGCGCTGCGCACCACCAAGTCGCGCCAGCGGGTCACGGATTTCGTGATTTACCGGCTGTAG
- a CDS encoding MBL fold metallo-hydrolase, protein MELQFLGTSSGTPSKTRNVAGLALRLDGGGWVLVDCGEGTQHRILHTTLSLHALQAICITHLHGDHCYGLPGLLASAGMGNRVEPLLLIGPAGLRDYVAGVMATTELRLPFELRFVDVTALAAMAPLPALEIAAVPLSHRLPSWAYRFAERGVERRLDGARLAAAGVPPGPSWGQLQQGRTVTLADGRVLHGADYLLPARRPRVVVVAGDNDCPELLRDAVRDAHVLVHEATYTQAVLDKVGPGPQHSCARMVARFAAAAGLPQLVLTHFSPRYLDVPRPGLPAIADLEAEARASYGGALFMAADLARYRLDRQGTLAPVHQA, encoded by the coding sequence ATGGAACTACAATTTCTCGGCACTTCTTCCGGCACCCCCAGCAAGACGCGCAACGTGGCCGGCCTCGCGCTGCGCCTGGACGGCGGTGGCTGGGTCCTGGTCGACTGCGGCGAAGGCACGCAGCACCGCATCCTGCACACCACGCTGTCGCTGCACGCGTTGCAGGCGATCTGCATCACCCACCTGCATGGCGACCACTGCTACGGCCTGCCCGGCCTGCTGGCCAGCGCCGGCATGGGCAACCGTGTCGAGCCGCTGCTGTTGATCGGCCCGGCCGGGCTGCGCGACTACGTGGCCGGGGTGATGGCGACGACGGAGCTGCGCCTGCCGTTCGAGCTGCGCTTTGTCGACGTGACCGCGCTGGCGGCGATGGCGCCGCTGCCGGCCCTGGAGATCGCCGCGGTGCCGCTGTCGCACCGGCTACCGTCATGGGCCTACCGTTTCGCCGAGCGCGGGGTCGAGCGGCGGCTGGACGGCGCCAGGCTGGCCGCGGCCGGCGTGCCGCCCGGCCCAAGCTGGGGCCAGCTGCAACAGGGGCGCACGGTCACGCTGGCGGACGGCCGCGTGCTGCACGGCGCCGATTACCTGCTGCCGGCGCGGCGACCGCGCGTGGTCGTGGTGGCGGGCGACAACGACTGCCCGGAGCTGCTGCGCGACGCGGTGCGCGACGCCCACGTGCTGGTGCACGAGGCCACCTACACGCAGGCCGTGCTGGACAAGGTAGGGCCAGGGCCGCAGCACAGCTGCGCGCGCATGGTGGCGCGATTCGCCGCGGCGGCCGGCCTGCCGCAACTGGTGCTGACGCACTTCAGCCCGCGCTACCTGGACGTGCCCCGCCCGGGCCTGCCGGCGATCGCGGACCTGGAGGCGGAAGCGCGCGCCAGCTACGGCGGCGCGCTGTTCATGGCGGCCGACCTGGCCCGTTACCGGCTGGACCGGCAGGGCACGCTGGCGCCGGTCCATCAGGCATAA
- a CDS encoding ATP-binding protein, whose protein sequence is MWSIHAASEYQQREQERSMLDLARALSSAADAELDGVVATLTGMARTPALAAGDVAAFYAVARLQAATQPEWLSVILTDGNGNMLFRTTAPYGAPAVPIADPASLRQALAVRHAVVGHVARGAGGRVALPVRVPVSDAAGRLYVLTAVIRPDRLLRVIQRQVVPPGAVISVLDSSGLIVARSADHRARVGGPPSPSLTRLLHHPLPEGVGASTTLEGMDVTAAYTRLSRYGWTVAVGTPTALLRSAFLHSFAMYGMGIAGSLAACIALASLLAARMVRATRQLQSAASALGAGAAVSVPPSRIRELRTIGEALTAAARQHTAHEEERSRLLASLREALDQQEQALARAREAGRAKDEFLAVLGHELRNPLSPIVASLDLMDLRDEATTKRERAVLRRQVNHLRRLVDDLLDVSRITSGKLQLELRPVNLADIVRQAVAAFPGQQIALAAPIDVWVRGDDSRLTQVLNNLLSNAARFGGASAQVTLTTTPGHACLTVSDTGVGMSAALLEHVFDPFFQAPQQLARRTGGLGLGLAIVRRIVELHGGRVSAHSAGPGQGSRFEVELPLTQSSASPADSAPHAPMPAQRVLLVDDNEDAAVTSAALLRQIGHDVHVAHSAAEALALGRRHPPAVAILDIGLPDMDGYALAAALREEAGAAPLRLVALTGYGQKADVERARAAGFDVHLTKPASADDLRRALAPAG, encoded by the coding sequence GTGTGGAGCATCCATGCCGCCAGCGAGTACCAGCAACGCGAGCAGGAACGCTCGATGCTGGACCTGGCACGGGCACTGTCGAGCGCCGCCGACGCGGAACTCGACGGCGTCGTCGCCACGCTGACCGGCATGGCGCGCACGCCCGCGCTGGCGGCAGGCGACGTCGCCGCCTTCTACGCCGTGGCCCGGTTGCAGGCCGCAACGCAGCCCGAGTGGCTGTCCGTGATCCTGACCGATGGCAACGGCAACATGCTGTTCCGCACTACCGCCCCCTATGGCGCGCCGGCCGTGCCGATCGCCGACCCGGCCAGCCTGCGCCAGGCGCTGGCCGTGCGTCATGCGGTGGTCGGCCACGTCGCACGCGGTGCCGGCGGCCGCGTCGCGCTGCCCGTGCGGGTGCCGGTGAGCGACGCGGCGGGGCGCCTGTACGTGCTGACGGCCGTGATCCGCCCCGACCGGCTGCTGCGCGTGATTCAGCGCCAGGTGGTGCCGCCCGGCGCCGTCATTTCGGTGCTGGACAGCTCGGGCCTGATCGTGGCGCGCTCCGCCGATCACCGGGCGCGCGTGGGCGGCCCGCCCAGCCCCAGCCTGACGCGCCTGCTGCACCACCCGTTGCCGGAAGGGGTGGGTGCCAGCACCACCCTGGAAGGGATGGACGTGACGGCGGCCTATACGCGGCTGTCACGCTACGGCTGGACCGTGGCCGTGGGCACGCCGACGGCCCTGCTGCGCTCGGCCTTCCTGCACAGCTTTGCCATGTACGGCATGGGCATCGCCGGCTCGCTGGCGGCCTGTATCGCGCTGGCCTCGCTGCTGGCCGCGCGCATGGTGCGCGCCACGCGCCAGTTGCAATCGGCCGCGTCCGCGCTGGGCGCCGGCGCCGCCGTCAGCGTGCCTCCCTCGCGCATTCGCGAGCTCCGCACGATCGGCGAGGCGCTGACGGCGGCCGCGCGCCAGCACACGGCGCACGAGGAGGAACGTTCGCGCCTGCTGGCGTCGCTGCGCGAGGCGCTCGACCAGCAGGAACAGGCGCTGGCCCGGGCACGCGAGGCGGGCCGCGCCAAGGACGAGTTCCTGGCCGTGCTGGGGCATGAGCTGCGCAATCCGCTCAGCCCCATCGTCGCCTCGCTCGACCTGATGGACCTGCGCGACGAGGCGACGACCAAGCGCGAACGCGCCGTGCTGCGGCGCCAGGTCAACCACCTGCGCCGGCTGGTGGACGACCTGCTGGACGTGTCGCGCATCACCTCCGGCAAGCTGCAGCTGGAGCTGCGCCCCGTCAACCTGGCCGACATCGTGCGCCAGGCGGTGGCCGCGTTCCCGGGCCAGCAGATCGCGCTGGCCGCGCCAATCGACGTCTGGGTGCGGGGCGACGACAGCCGCCTGACCCAAGTGCTGAACAACCTGCTGTCGAACGCGGCCCGCTTCGGCGGCGCCAGCGCGCAGGTGACGCTGACGACGACGCCGGGCCATGCCTGCCTGACCGTCAGCGACACGGGCGTCGGCATGAGCGCGGCGTTGCTGGAACACGTGTTCGATCCGTTCTTCCAGGCGCCGCAGCAGCTGGCCCGGCGCACCGGCGGGCTGGGCCTGGGCCTGGCCATCGTGCGCCGCATCGTCGAGCTGCACGGCGGCCGCGTGAGCGCGCACAGCGCCGGGCCCGGCCAGGGCAGCCGCTTCGAGGTGGAGCTGCCGCTGACGCAATCGTCCGCCAGCCCGGCCGACAGCGCGCCGCACGCGCCGATGCCCGCCCAGCGCGTGCTGCTGGTGGACGACAACGAGGACGCTGCCGTCACCAGCGCGGCGCTGCTGCGCCAGATCGGCCACGACGTGCACGTGGCGCACAGCGCGGCCGAGGCGCTGGCGCTGGGCCGGCGCCATCCGCCGGCGGTGGCGATCCTCGACATCGGCCTGCCGGACATGGACGGCTATGCGCTGGCCGCCGCGCTGCGCGAGGAAGCGGGCGCCGCGCCGCTGCGGCTGGTGGCACTGACCGGCTACGGCCAGAAGGCGGACGTGGAGCGGGCCCGCGCGGCCGGTTTCGACGTGCACCTGACCAAGCCGGCCAGCGCGGACGACCTGCGCCGCGCCCTCGCGCCGGCCGGCTGA
- a CDS encoding AI-2E family transporter has translation MNAAVTATCLLALLHFGRPVLQPIVLALMLSLAVAPLIRALAGTGLSRLHATFATLGLVCAALVAGGMLLGAQLLTLSDDLPQYRSEILVKLRDVQRLAERQPLARFPVDLLGDEAFAAPEEGAEPRLQADGTRPIPVEIREHTSAKDTLTKFVAAISGPLGEAGLVFVLLVFILLDSENLRERVLRLTGQRTVSRTLKGLEDAAHGVSRFFFSQFVVNLVFGAVLAVLLWVLGLPHAALLGVLCALLRFVPYIGALIAASGIALFAAACGPGWALAVYAVVIFGVLEVVLANVIEPRVYGHSSGMSPLAVIVSALFWSALWGPVGLLLATPLTLCIVVAGRYIKALEPVSILLAEAPNASEAQRFYHRLLGGEAAAIVQDARAFLRKYTLARYCDQVLLPGVELAVADLRDDSAEPGQQQRVRATIALVTETLGQRAAPLRSHRRRVSMLNESIGAHLRHAREERLGRWQGSLEVPERSIVLCASLPTVREEFLCELLVVSLREAGIDARSLVLGGLDDDSRPDAEHLVSSVLVVHPADSAPDAWLEAVGRLRANLPDAPLVAIAPREPAMPQALGQHVDLVLKSFEEALAFVTPAKAGAAGG, from the coding sequence GTGAACGCCGCCGTCACCGCCACCTGCCTACTCGCATTGCTGCATTTCGGCCGCCCCGTGCTGCAGCCGATCGTCCTGGCGTTGATGCTGAGTCTCGCGGTGGCGCCGCTGATCCGGGCATTGGCCGGGACGGGCCTGTCGCGCCTGCATGCGACCTTCGCCACATTGGGACTGGTCTGCGCCGCGCTGGTGGCGGGCGGCATGCTGCTGGGCGCGCAACTGCTGACGCTGTCGGACGACCTGCCGCAATACCGCAGCGAGATCCTGGTCAAGCTGCGCGACGTGCAGCGCCTGGCCGAACGGCAGCCGCTGGCCCGTTTCCCGGTCGACCTGCTCGGCGACGAAGCCTTCGCGGCGCCGGAAGAGGGCGCCGAACCGCGCCTGCAGGCGGACGGCACGCGGCCGATTCCCGTCGAGATCCGCGAGCACACGTCGGCCAAGGACACGCTGACGAAGTTTGTCGCGGCGATCTCCGGCCCGCTGGGCGAGGCGGGCCTGGTGTTCGTGCTGCTGGTGTTCATCCTGCTCGACAGCGAGAACCTGCGCGAGCGCGTGCTGCGGCTGACGGGCCAGCGCACCGTCAGCCGCACGCTCAAAGGGCTGGAGGACGCGGCCCATGGGGTGTCGCGCTTCTTCTTTTCGCAGTTCGTCGTCAACCTGGTCTTCGGTGCCGTGCTGGCCGTGCTGCTGTGGGTGCTGGGCCTGCCCCACGCGGCCTTGCTGGGTGTCCTGTGCGCGCTGCTGCGCTTCGTGCCTTACATCGGCGCGCTGATCGCGGCCAGCGGCATCGCGCTGTTTGCCGCCGCCTGCGGGCCGGGCTGGGCCCTGGCGGTGTATGCCGTCGTCATCTTCGGCGTGCTGGAAGTGGTGCTGGCCAATGTCATCGAGCCGCGCGTGTATGGCCACAGCTCCGGCATGTCGCCGCTGGCCGTGATCGTGTCGGCGCTGTTCTGGAGCGCGCTGTGGGGGCCGGTCGGGCTGTTGCTGGCCACGCCGCTGACCTTGTGCATCGTCGTCGCCGGACGCTACATCAAGGCGCTGGAACCGGTCAGCATCCTGCTGGCCGAGGCGCCCAACGCCAGCGAGGCGCAGCGCTTCTACCACCGCCTGCTGGGCGGCGAGGCGGCCGCGATCGTGCAGGACGCGCGCGCGTTCCTGCGCAAGTACACCCTGGCGCGCTACTGCGACCAGGTGCTGCTGCCAGGCGTCGAGCTGGCGGTGGCCGACCTGCGCGACGACAGCGCCGAACCGGGCCAGCAGCAGCGCGTGCGCGCCACCATCGCGCTGGTCACGGAAACGCTGGGGCAGCGCGCGGCGCCGCTGCGCTCGCACCGCCGGCGCGTGTCGATGCTGAACGAAAGCATCGGCGCCCACCTGCGCCACGCGCGCGAGGAGCGGCTGGGCCGCTGGCAGGGCTCGCTGGAGGTGCCGGAGCGCTCCATCGTGTTGTGCGCCAGCCTGCCGACGGTGCGCGAGGAATTCCTGTGCGAGCTGCTGGTGGTCAGCCTGCGCGAGGCCGGTATCGACGCGCGCAGCCTGGTGCTGGGCGGCCTGGACGACGACAGCCGGCCCGACGCCGAGCACCTGGTGTCGAGCGTGCTGGTCGTGCATCCTGCCGACAGCGCGCCGGATGCCTGGCTGGAAGCCGTCGGCCGGCTGCGCGCCAACCTGCCGGACGCGCCGCTGGTGGCCATCGCGCCACGCGAGCCGGCCATGCCGCAGGCGCTCGGCCAGCATGTGGACCTGGTGCTGAAATCGTTCGAGGAGGCACTGGCGTTCGTCACGCCGGCCAAGGCGGGCGCCGCGGGCGGCTAG
- a CDS encoding AI-2E family transporter produces the protein MSNDRKEELSNIASYILIALFLFIALLKGLLGALFAGLLMYSLIHVIAPTLGRRISDARARTIAAAAIGTILIVLVGLAIWGLVTLFKIDANSLTNAFRKLADVIDASRDQIPPWLSARLPVGAEGLRETVTTWLREHAAVAQAFGAEAGKALTRILIGMIIGLMASLRDTVPPGPRRPLAAAMVQRLTLLADSFRNIVFAQVWISGINTVITGIFVFVVLPLAGVTLPLSKTVVAVTFIAGLLPVIGNLISNTVMVVVGLSYSLNVAVAGLAFLVVVHKLEYFLNARIIGSHINARAWELLTAMLVGETLFGIAGVIAAPVFYAYAKKELAARELI, from the coding sequence ATGTCCAACGACAGAAAAGAAGAACTCAGCAACATAGCTTCCTACATCCTGATCGCGCTGTTTCTGTTCATCGCGCTGCTGAAAGGCCTGCTGGGCGCCCTGTTCGCCGGCCTGCTGATGTACTCCCTGATCCACGTGATCGCGCCCACCCTGGGCCGCCGCATCAGCGACGCGCGCGCCCGCACGATCGCGGCCGCGGCCATCGGCACGATCCTGATCGTGCTGGTCGGCCTGGCGATCTGGGGCCTGGTAACGCTGTTCAAGATCGACGCCAACAGCCTGACCAACGCCTTCCGCAAGCTGGCCGACGTGATCGACGCCTCGCGCGACCAGATTCCGCCGTGGCTGAGCGCGCGCCTGCCGGTCGGGGCGGAGGGATTGCGCGAGACGGTGACGACATGGCTGCGCGAGCATGCCGCCGTGGCCCAGGCGTTCGGCGCCGAGGCGGGCAAGGCCCTGACGCGCATCCTGATCGGCATGATCATCGGCCTGATGGCATCGCTGCGCGACACGGTGCCGCCGGGACCGCGCCGGCCGCTCGCCGCGGCGATGGTGCAGCGCCTGACCTTGCTAGCCGACTCGTTCCGCAACATCGTGTTCGCGCAGGTGTGGATCTCCGGGATCAACACCGTGATCACCGGCATCTTCGTGTTCGTCGTGCTGCCGCTGGCCGGCGTGACCTTGCCGCTGTCGAAGACCGTGGTGGCCGTGACGTTCATCGCCGGCCTGCTGCCGGTCATCGGCAACCTGATCTCGAACACGGTCATGGTGGTGGTGGGGCTGTCGTATTCGCTCAACGTGGCGGTGGCGGGGCTGGCGTTCCTGGTCGTCGTGCACAAGCTGGAGTACTTCCTCAACGCCCGCATCATCGGCTCGCACATCAACGCGCGCGCCTGGGAGCTGCTGACGGCGATGCTGGTGGGCGAGACCTTGTTCGGCATCGCCGGGGTGATCGCCGCGCCGGTGTTCTATGCGTATGCGAAGAAGGAGCTGGCGGCGCGGGAGTTGATTTGA
- a CDS encoding cupin domain-containing protein: MTLDPQSTYVHLGEDGAATPLSAAGFWDMPAADAARFGGGWTITEFTFSDDWSNWERHPAGDEFVYLLAGAADLWLEQNGALRIVALQGSGAVLVPRGTWHTARIKAPSRMLFVTRGEGTEHRPD; this comes from the coding sequence ATGACGCTCGATCCGCAATCCACCTACGTACACCTGGGCGAGGACGGCGCGGCCACGCCGTTGTCCGCCGCCGGCTTCTGGGACATGCCGGCAGCGGACGCCGCCCGCTTCGGCGGCGGCTGGACCATTACGGAATTCACCTTCAGCGACGATTGGTCCAACTGGGAGCGGCATCCGGCCGGGGACGAGTTCGTCTACCTGCTGGCCGGCGCCGCCGATCTGTGGCTGGAGCAGAACGGCGCCCTGCGGATCGTCGCGCTGCAGGGCAGTGGCGCCGTGCTGGTGCCGCGCGGCACCTGGCATACGGCCCGGATCAAGGCGCCCAGCCGGATGCTGTTCGTGACGCGGGGCGAGGGAACGGAGCACCGGCCGGATTGA
- a CDS encoding alpha/beta fold hydrolase gives MISMNQLAAPFVALSVLAGLVPGTAAAVPQEEAIALRTPSGTLNGTLRLPAGGKPVGVVLIIAGSGPTDRDGNNALAGRNDSLKLLAEALAGAGYASVRYDKRGIGQSSGAGVDEAALRLEMYVDDAAAWVSKLNGSGRFPAVVIAGHSEGSLIGMLAAQRANVASFISLAGSADGLGTLLRKQLASQLPPALAADNERILQAIERGVTTDAVPAPLQALYRPSVQPYLISSVRYVPAREIGKLKVPVLLVQGTTDLQVGVEQVRALQAAKPDACLALLPGMNHVLKEVPADLAAQQRSYGDPALPLHQALPAAIERFLRKPCAVPAAPAPAEAS, from the coding sequence ATGATCAGCATGAATCAGCTGGCCGCGCCCTTCGTTGCGCTGTCGGTACTGGCCGGCCTGGTGCCGGGCACCGCGGCCGCCGTGCCGCAGGAGGAAGCGATCGCATTGCGGACGCCCAGCGGCACCCTGAACGGCACCTTGCGGCTGCCGGCGGGCGGCAAGCCGGTGGGCGTGGTGCTGATCATCGCCGGTTCCGGTCCGACCGACCGTGACGGCAACAATGCGCTGGCCGGCCGCAACGACAGCCTGAAGCTGCTGGCGGAGGCGCTGGCCGGGGCTGGCTACGCATCGGTGCGCTACGACAAGCGCGGGATCGGCCAGAGCAGCGGCGCCGGCGTGGATGAGGCGGCGCTGCGCCTGGAAATGTACGTGGACGATGCCGCGGCCTGGGTGAGCAAGCTGAACGGCAGCGGCCGCTTTCCCGCGGTCGTGATCGCCGGGCACAGCGAGGGGTCGCTGATCGGCATGCTGGCGGCCCAGCGTGCCAACGTGGCGTCGTTCATTTCCCTGGCGGGCAGTGCCGACGGTCTCGGCACGTTGTTGCGCAAGCAGCTGGCCAGCCAGCTGCCGCCCGCCCTGGCGGCCGACAACGAACGTATCCTGCAGGCCATCGAACGTGGCGTCACCACCGACGCCGTGCCCGCGCCACTGCAGGCGTTGTACCGGCCCAGCGTCCAGCCCTACCTGATCTCGTCGGTGCGCTACGTGCCGGCGCGCGAGATCGGCAAGCTGAAGGTACCGGTATTGCTGGTGCAGGGGACAACGGACCTGCAGGTCGGGGTCGAGCAGGTGCGGGCGCTGCAGGCGGCCAAACCGGACGCTTGCCTCGCCCTGCTGCCGGGCATGAACCATGTGCTCAAGGAAGTGCCTGCGGACCTGGCGGCGCAGCAGCGCTCCTATGGCGATCCCGCCTTGCCATTGCACCAGGCGCTCCCGGCTGCGATTGAACGCTTCCTGCGCAAGCCCTGTGCCGTGCCGGCCGCGCCGGCTCCGGCCGAGGCCAGCTGA